Part of the Sodalinema gerasimenkoae IPPAS B-353 genome is shown below.
ATGCTTCTGGCGATATTTTACTTCAGCATGTCGCCAACCGCTTGAGTGGAAGCTTACGAGGAAGTGATACCGTGGCTAGACTCGGAGGAGATGAGTTTACGGTCATTCTTCCAGGGATTCCCAGTATTTCTGATGCAGAGCGAGTCGCTCAAAAAATCGTTAAAACTCTCTCAGAACCCTTTGAACTAGAGGAGGGAACTGTCTCAGTCACAACCAGTTTAGGAATTTGTCTTTACCCAACCCATGGACATCAGCTTGATGCCCTCATTCATTTGGCTGATGAAGCCATGTTTGAGGCTAAAAAGCAGGGCAAAAACTGTTACTGTATTGCCCACCTCGACTCAGACCCTCAACCTTAACGCATGGCCAACCCTCGAACCTGGCTAACGGCTGCGTCCCGCTCTGGAACGCCTGCGTACCCCCAGGGGGGTCGAGATTAGTAGTAGGGAACTTCAAAATTCGAGGGGTCTTGGATAAAGCGTAGCGCTTCCTCCTCAAGACGATGGATCAAAATTGGCTCCAGGCTCTTATCCTGGCGTAAAGCACTCAAATAACCGTCTAAGTAGAGCCTGAGATCATCAGTGCGATATCCCCGACTCCAGAGGCTGGTGAATCGGTCAGTCAGGGCTTGGTAATGCCGGATTGTAAGGGTATTTTGTAACATGGTGAAGCAGGTTAACAGGAGGACGAATTGACGAGGGACAGGAGAGAAGCCTAAGGGGCTATCCCCTACCTTCAGGGTAGCAGAAAGTTTCCCGGCCTGTCCTTGACCGAGATCACTGCCCAACGTCACGTAACAGGAGTTACAGAACCATGACAAAGCCTTTGCTAGGTTAGAGTCGACTTCAGTTTTCAACTGCTCAAAAACTACAGGGGTATAGTTTGTTGTGAGTTCTGTTTGCATTCAAATAGTTGAGGGAAACCCTCAACTTCGATCGCTCCTAGGTTGGCATCTTCAGCAGGCCGGATACAGCGTGTGTCAGTCCGCAGATCTCCGACACGCTCAAGATGTCTTCTTCCATCGTCAACCCACCTTAGCCATTGTGGACTCAGATCTCCCCGATGGAGATGGGGTTGAATTTGCCCGTTGGCTTTATCAACAACATCAATGTCTTGTGCTAATGCTTTCAGCACGAAGTAACGAGGCTGATGTGGTCACGGCCCTAAAAGCGGGAGCCGATGATTACATCTGTAAACCCTTTGGAATGCAGGAGTTTTTAGCCCGAGTCGAGGCGTTATTGCGCCGCCACCGTACAATGGCTCCTCCCGCCTATCTAGAGTATGGTGATCTCAAAGTTGATATTGTGCAGCGCCGTGTCCGCTATCAAGACCAACCCATCGAACTGACACCCCAGGAGTTTAGTTTACTCTATGTTTTGGCTCAGGCAGGAGGAACCCCTCTGAGTCGTTCAGAATTATTACAACGAGCTTGGCCCGACGCCATTGATAACCCACGGACCATTGATACCCATGTGTTGTCCCTACGTAAAAAAATTGAACGAGATCCCCGTCAACCTAACTTAATTCAAACCGTTCGCAACGTAGGCTATCGATTTAACCTAACTGGAACCGAATCCCTAACACAACAGCAACCCACTCAAGACTTTCAGGATGCCTATAAGGCCAACAATCATAGCCTCAATGGCTTAAATCCCACCGGACCTCTATCTGTGTCTGGGAATGGAAAACGGGGTGTTGTTCCCCAGTCCTCTACTGTTGGCCATTCCGTAAGAGGGTAATGCAACGTCGCAAACCTGTTCAATTCTCACCCAAATCCCATAGAATACTAAAACAGAAAGACGCGACCAGTCATTGATCGCGTCTTTCGTCTGTTCCACGGCGTTGACCGACGTTAGGCCATGAGTGGCGATCGCGGCTCCCCGTCATCGCCAAGCCATCAGAGGTGACTAGATCAGTTTGACGGCCCGCAGTCCTAGCAGTAACACCACAGCTAATGCAAATGCACCACCAACCATGAGCAGATATGCCACAACACCAGACATAAGGTTATCTCCTTTTTCATAAATACCTATTTGCCTTATTAAACCATGACGCAGTCCGTTATCCCTGTGAACTTGCCTCAAAACGCTTACGAGATCGCCTTGGCTTCCGATAGCCTGGATCGCTTGGGGTCTTGGATCAAATCCCTTAATCTAGGTCGTAAGGTGATGCTAGTGTCCAATCCCAAGGTGTTTGGCTATTACGGTAAACGGGCGATCGCCAGCTTAGAGAGTACCGGCTTCGAGGTTCACCATTATCTTTTCCCTGATGGGGAGGAATACAAAACCCTAGACTCGGTCTCTGGACTGTACGACGCCGCCTTAGAGGTTGGCTTAGAACGCAACTCCACCTTCATCGCCCTCGGTGGCGGTGTGGTAGGCGATATGACCGGCTTTACGGCTGCCACCTGGTTACGGGGAATTAACTTTATTCAAGTCCCAACGACCCTGCTGGCCATGGTCGATGCCTCCATTGGCGGTAAAACCGGGGTGAATCATCCCCAAGGTAAAAACCTCATTGGTGCCTTTTATCAACCCGGCCTGGTGCTGATTGACCCGATGGTTCTGGGAACCCTTCCCGAACGGGAGTTCCGCGCTGGGATTGCTGAAGTGATTAAATATGGAGTCATTTGGGATGCTGACTTATTCCGTCAGTTGGAGGCGGCCAAGAGTTTAGCCAGTCCCAGTAATCTCTCTAATCAACTCCTTCATGAAATCCTGATGCGATCATGCCAAGCCAAGGCAGAAGTCGTCAGTCAAGATGAAAAAGAAGCCGGATTACGGGCTATTCTCAACTACGGACATACTATCGGCCATGCTGTGGAAAGTTTAACCGGCTACACCGAACTCCTTCATGGGGAAGGAGTCGCCATTGGCATGATTGCCGCCAGTCGGTTAGCCTTGGCTCTCAACCTCTGGTCTGCTGAGGATGACGCGCGTCAAACCCAGGTGATTGCCAACGCCGGATTGCCCACAACCCTCCCCCCAGCCGTGGACATCGACGCCATTCTCGCTAAGCTTCAAACCGATAAGAAGGTCAAAGATGGACAAGTGCGCTTTGTCCTCCCCACCAGTATCGGCCATGCCATCGTCAGCGATCGCGTCCCCCCAGAACTGATTCAGGAAACCCTCGCTGGACTCAAAAAACAGTCTGTCCAAACATGACAAGCAGATGAATAGCAAAAGTTGGTCTAAATGCGCAATGGGCAATGGGCAATAGGCATAACCCACCCCTGCCCCTCCCAGGAGGGGATGGCAATAGGCAGGGGATTTTCTTCCAACTTAGAGTTATCAATCAGGCAATCTTCGATCGATATAGGGGCGAACCGCAAGTGGCGCGCCCCTACTCTCCTTCTCTATATCCTCTGTGACCGAAGTGGTTCTCCTAAGACCGGGGTCCGCGGCCATAGACCATGGTATAGAACCGTAGGCGATCGCGGAGTTCATCGGTGAGGTCTTCGGCCTGATACCGCCATTCCCAGTTTCCTTGAGGAGAACTCGGGGCATTCATACGGGCCTCCTCGCCCAATCCTAATAAATCCTGGAGAGGGAACACCGCCTGATTGGCATTGGTACTCAGGGCCAAACGAATCAAATCCCAATGGAATCCTTCCCCACGCGCGCAACCTAGATAGTCCCAAACCCGTTGATTGTCCTCCTCACTGCGGCTGTTATACCAGCCCATGGTGGTGTTGTTATCATGGGTTCCGGTATAGACTACAAAGTTATTCGATCCATAATTAAAAGGCAAATAGGGATTATCCCAGCCTGAGTCAAAGGCAAAATGGAGAATCTTCATCCCCGGAAAGCCGAACTTATCCCGTAAGGCTTCCACTTCCGGGGTAATAACCCCCAAATCTTCCGCGACAATCGGCAATTCTCCCAACTCCGCCTTAAGCTTCTCAAAAAACTCATAGCCGGGGGCTTCCACCCATTCCCCATTCATCGCGGTTGTATCTTCGCCCGGAACCGCCCAATAGGACTCAAAGCCTCGAAAATGATCAATGCGAATCAAATCCAGGCGATCGAGAACGGCGTGGAACCGTTGCATCCACCAGCGCAAATCCGTTTCGAGGAGTTTCTCCCAGTTATAAATGGGATTGCCCCAGAGTTGGCCCGTTTCACTGAAATAATCTGGGGGAACCCCAGCCATCAGCGACGGTTTACCCGTGTCCTCATCCAAACAGAAGATCTCCCGATGGGCCCAAACATCGGCACTATCATGAGCCACATAGAAGGGGATATCGCCAAACATCTGCACCTGGTGGTCGTTGGCGTATTGCTTCAGGGCTGACCATTGCCGGAAAAACTCATACTGTAGATACTTACGGAAATCAATCTCCTCAGCCAGTTCGTCGCGCCATTTATCTAAGGCGGCGGGGTCCCGTTTGGCGACGGGTTCATCCCATTCGTGCCAACTGGTGTTATTGAAAACTTCCGTTTTTAGGGAGATAAACAGGGCGTAGTCATCTAGCCAATGGGCCTTATCCTTGCAAAAAGCCACAAAATCTTCCTGTTGATCCGACGAGGCGCGACTGCGGAGATTTTTGTAAGATTTCCGTAGCAGGCGAGTTTTCACCTGGTCGACCCTATCGAAATCAACGCGATCGCCCTGACATTCCGGAGCCTCATCCAAATCCGCATCCGTCAACAGACCATCATCGCGCAACAACTCCAAACTGAGCAGTAGGGGATTACCTGCCATCGCCGAATAGGACATATAAGGGGAATTGCCATATCCCGTCGGCCCAAGAGGGAGAATTTGCCATAACTGCTGGCCACTCCCCTCCAGGAAATCTACGAAGCGGTAGGCTTCCGGGCCTAAGTCACCAATCCCAAAACGACCGGGTAGTGAGGTCGGGTGTAATAAAATTCCACTAGCTCTCGGAAATGGCATAATCTTTAACTGTCTTGGCGTTCAACAAAAAGTTCACTTGACTTTAACACGGCCCCTCCCGACAAACTGTTTTCATTTAGCCTTTATTTAATGCCGGAATATCGTAACCCCGTCCCAACTGTCGATTTATTGATTGAACTGAGCGATCGCCCCCAACGGCCTCTCGTCCTGGTTGAGCGGTTGAATCCTCCCCATGGCTGGGCACTTCCGGGGGGGTTTGTGGATTATGGGGAGTCCGTGGAAACGGCGGCGCGACGGGAGGCGAAAGAGGAAACCGGCCTCACGGTGGAACTGGTGGAACTGTTCCATGTCTACTCCAACCCCGATCGCGATCCCCGCAAGCATACCCTCAGTGTAGTCTTTCTGGCCACGGCCAGGGGAACCCCCCAGGCGGGAGATGATGCAAAACATCTTCAGGTGTTCGGGCCCTGGGAGATTCCCCAAAATCTCTGTTTTGACCACGATCGCATCCTCGGCGACTATCTCAAGTATCGCTTCCACCGGATACGCCCCCGCCTGGACTAAACTCCCTTATCCCTCGATGACAGGAGCTTGGCAAATCCACACACAGTCACGAGGGACGCTGGTGGTGTCTTTGAGCAAGACCTCATAGTTCAGTTCGTTGAGAAACTTCTCCATAATCTCATTGGTCATGACCGAAAACGCCGAACCATGACGTTTCCCCATGAGGTTAATGTCCAATTCTCTGAGGAATTTTTGCCAGCCTAGGTCACTGAGGACATGGGTATGGTGAAAGACACAAAGGCGATCGCCCTTCAAGAGTCGTGGAATTTGTCGTAGATAGTTAAAAATATCTCGCGGTTCCACATGAACCATGGTGTC
Proteins encoded:
- the malQ gene encoding 4-alpha-glucanotransferase, whose amino-acid sequence is MPFPRASGILLHPTSLPGRFGIGDLGPEAYRFVDFLEGSGQQLWQILPLGPTGYGNSPYMSYSAMAGNPLLLSLELLRDDGLLTDADLDEAPECQGDRVDFDRVDQVKTRLLRKSYKNLRSRASSDQQEDFVAFCKDKAHWLDDYALFISLKTEVFNNTSWHEWDEPVAKRDPAALDKWRDELAEEIDFRKYLQYEFFRQWSALKQYANDHQVQMFGDIPFYVAHDSADVWAHREIFCLDEDTGKPSLMAGVPPDYFSETGQLWGNPIYNWEKLLETDLRWWMQRFHAVLDRLDLIRIDHFRGFESYWAVPGEDTTAMNGEWVEAPGYEFFEKLKAELGELPIVAEDLGVITPEVEALRDKFGFPGMKILHFAFDSGWDNPYLPFNYGSNNFVVYTGTHDNNTTMGWYNSRSEEDNQRVWDYLGCARGEGFHWDLIRLALSTNANQAVFPLQDLLGLGEEARMNAPSSPQGNWEWRYQAEDLTDELRDRLRFYTMVYGRGPRS
- a CDS encoding cytochrome b6-f complex subunit PetL produces the protein MSGVVAYLLMVGGAFALAVVLLLGLRAVKLI
- a CDS encoding response regulator transcription factor is translated as MSSVCIQIVEGNPQLRSLLGWHLQQAGYSVCQSADLRHAQDVFFHRQPTLAIVDSDLPDGDGVEFARWLYQQHQCLVLMLSARSNEADVVTALKAGADDYICKPFGMQEFLARVEALLRRHRTMAPPAYLEYGDLKVDIVQRRVRYQDQPIELTPQEFSLLYVLAQAGGTPLSRSELLQRAWPDAIDNPRTIDTHVLSLRKKIERDPRQPNLIQTVRNVGYRFNLTGTESLTQQQPTQDFQDAYKANNHSLNGLNPTGPLSVSGNGKRGVVPQSSTVGHSVRG
- a CDS encoding NUDIX domain-containing protein, which produces MPEYRNPVPTVDLLIELSDRPQRPLVLVERLNPPHGWALPGGFVDYGESVETAARREAKEETGLTVELVELFHVYSNPDRDPRKHTLSVVFLATARGTPQAGDDAKHLQVFGPWEIPQNLCFDHDRILGDYLKYRFHRIRPRLD
- the aroB gene encoding 3-dehydroquinate synthase — translated: MTQSVIPVNLPQNAYEIALASDSLDRLGSWIKSLNLGRKVMLVSNPKVFGYYGKRAIASLESTGFEVHHYLFPDGEEYKTLDSVSGLYDAALEVGLERNSTFIALGGGVVGDMTGFTAATWLRGINFIQVPTTLLAMVDASIGGKTGVNHPQGKNLIGAFYQPGLVLIDPMVLGTLPEREFRAGIAEVIKYGVIWDADLFRQLEAAKSLASPSNLSNQLLHEILMRSCQAKAEVVSQDEKEAGLRAILNYGHTIGHAVESLTGYTELLHGEGVAIGMIAASRLALALNLWSAEDDARQTQVIANAGLPTTLPPAVDIDAILAKLQTDKKVKDGQVRFVLPTSIGHAIVSDRVPPELIQETLAGLKKQSVQT
- a CDS encoding DUF6761 family protein; protein product: MLQNTLTIRHYQALTDRFTSLWSRGYRTDDLRLYLDGYLSALRQDKSLEPILIHRLEEEALRFIQDPSNFEVPYY